One Longimicrobium sp. genomic window carries:
- a CDS encoding TldD/PmbA family protein — protein MKRREFLLHGAAATAALGAGSAILPRLAAAAPIDPMDPAVSRDLAMRALEAARAAGASYADVRISGNRSQALGTRERQIVFFNDAESTGFGVRVIVNGAWGFAASREVNADEVVRVARQAASQARANSAARQRPLELAPVDAVPNGRWSSPLEIDPFNVPIEEKVDLLLRANAEALKVNGARFVTSSMNFLRIDKTFASTDGSYIEQTLYRSYPQMNITAVGADGDFQSRASTDVAPRAMGYEHVRDANLPGNAGRWAEEAVRKLTAKPVEPGRYDLVLLPTHLWLTIHESIAHPTELDRIMGFEANYAGTSFISPVADFLGKFRYGRDFMNIQGERSTPGGLSSIGWDDEGVKPDEYLIVKNGILNDLQTTREQAPMLADWYRQTGKPVRSHGNSYAQNWNVVQFQRMPNVNLLPHPTRDVPLDELIGGVENGILIDGDGSFSIDQQRYNAQFGGQVFKEIRNGRIVGDLKDVAYQMRTPEFWNGMDLIGGQSTYFIGGSFFDGKGQPSQVNAVSHGCPAARFRGVNVINTGRRA, from the coding sequence ATGAAGCGGAGAGAGTTCCTCCTGCACGGCGCCGCCGCGACGGCTGCGCTCGGCGCGGGATCGGCCATTCTGCCCCGGCTGGCGGCCGCCGCGCCCATCGATCCCATGGATCCGGCCGTCAGCCGCGACCTGGCCATGCGCGCGCTCGAGGCCGCCCGCGCCGCCGGGGCCAGCTACGCCGACGTCCGCATCTCGGGCAACCGCTCGCAGGCGCTGGGCACGCGCGAGCGGCAGATCGTCTTCTTCAACGACGCCGAAAGCACCGGCTTCGGGGTGCGCGTGATCGTGAACGGCGCCTGGGGCTTCGCCGCCAGCCGCGAGGTGAACGCCGACGAGGTGGTGCGGGTGGCCCGGCAGGCGGCCTCCCAGGCGCGCGCCAACTCCGCCGCCCGCCAGCGCCCGCTGGAGCTGGCCCCGGTAGACGCCGTGCCCAACGGACGCTGGTCGTCGCCGCTGGAGATCGACCCGTTCAACGTGCCGATCGAGGAGAAGGTAGACCTGCTGCTGCGCGCCAACGCCGAGGCGCTCAAGGTGAACGGCGCGCGGTTCGTCACCTCGTCGATGAACTTCTTGCGCATCGACAAGACGTTCGCGTCCACCGACGGGTCGTACATCGAGCAGACGCTGTACCGCTCTTACCCGCAGATGAACATCACCGCGGTGGGCGCCGACGGCGACTTCCAGAGCCGGGCCAGCACCGACGTGGCGCCGCGCGCCATGGGGTACGAGCACGTCCGCGACGCCAACCTGCCGGGCAACGCCGGGCGCTGGGCCGAAGAGGCCGTGCGCAAGCTCACCGCCAAGCCGGTGGAGCCGGGGCGGTACGACCTGGTGCTGCTTCCCACGCACCTGTGGCTGACCATCCACGAGTCCATCGCGCACCCCACCGAGCTGGACCGCATCATGGGGTTCGAGGCCAACTACGCCGGCACGTCGTTCATCTCCCCGGTGGCCGACTTCCTGGGCAAGTTCCGCTACGGTCGCGACTTCATGAACATCCAGGGCGAGCGCAGCACCCCCGGCGGCCTGTCGTCCATCGGCTGGGACGACGAAGGGGTGAAGCCCGACGAGTACCTGATCGTGAAGAACGGCATCCTGAACGACCTGCAGACCACCCGCGAGCAGGCGCCCATGCTGGCCGACTGGTACCGGCAGACGGGCAAGCCCGTGCGCAGCCACGGCAACAGCTACGCGCAGAACTGGAACGTGGTGCAGTTCCAGCGCATGCCCAACGTGAACCTGCTTCCCCACCCCACGCGCGACGTGCCGCTCGACGAGCTGATCGGCGGAGTGGAGAACGGCATTCTGATCGATGGCGACGGCTCGTTCTCCATCGACCAGCAGCGCTACAACGCGCAGTTCGGCGGGCAGGTGTTCAAGGAAATCCGCAACGGCCGCATCGTGGGCGACCTGAAGGACGTCGCCTACCAGATGCGCACGCCCGAGTTCTGGAACGGGATGGACCTGATCGGCGGGCAAAGCACGTACTTCATCGGCGGCTCCTTCTTCGACGGCAAGGGGCAGCCTTCCCAGGTCAACGCGGTGTCGCACGGCTGTCCGGCCGCGCGCTTCCGCGGGGTCAACGTCATCAACACCGGTCGGAGGGCTTGA